The window ATGCCCCGGGTCGTGGTGCGGAGGGAACACGGCCACCATCCCGGCCACCGGCCCCACACCGGACGCGCCGAGTGACAACCGGACCGCGTGCCCCGCGGTGAACAGCAGGGCCGGCCCGACCAGAAAACCAGTGGCCACCTGACTGCCGCCGCGCTCCAGACGGGCGACCCGTGACTCGGCCTCGGCGATCCTCGCCCTGACGTCATGGGTCGAGTGCATTCCGGCGCCGGGGCTGGTGACGGCCTGGAGCGCAGAACCCGGATCGGGAGCCTCCACCCTCACGAGGCGCGCTGGCGAACGAGACGGGCGATGTCCCCGGCGGGTACGGCGTAGTTGCGTTTTCCTGCCAGGCCCTGGAAATGGAGGCCGAGCGCCCGTCCGGTGTCCAGGTCCACGACGACGGAACCGGAGTTGCCGCCGAGTGTCGTCGCGTCGTGATGGATCCACCGGTTGCCGTCGAACGAGATGACCTGCCCCGGGGCAAGCCGCTTGCACTCGAAGATGTTGTTGAAGATGCGCTTGCGGTCCTCGGGGTCGTCGCGCTGCCCGATGTAGGGATAGCCGATCACTCCCACCCAACGGCCCACGGTGAGACCTTCCTTGCCCTTGGCCAGCTCGATCGGCGGCGGCAGAGGCTCGCCGTTCTCACCGGTCGGAGCGAGCCTGAGCAACGCGGCGTCACAGGGAGAGGAGTCCGGCTCGATCCAGACCACCTCCGTCACCTTGAACCGTGATTCCTGTGTCCGGCCGTGCTCGTGGCGCCAGTCGACGTAGGCGTGCACCTGGGCCAAGGGGTTCGCGCGGAACCTGAAGCCGCCGCGGCCCTTCTTCGCGAACTTCTCCGCCACGTGGCGGTTGGTGACGGCGAGACCCTCGGCCACCACCCACGCGGTTCCCACCCACTCCAGGTCGTGGTTGCGCAGATCGATCCGTCCCACGCTGGGAATGACGCCCTCAAGGCGGCGACGAGCGGCCCCCACCTTCGCGGCGACCACGAGGCTCTCGGCTTCGTTGTCGGGAGCGTCGGCCACGGTGGCGAACGTGTCGCGTCGCACCAGGTAGACCGGCCTGCCGAACTGTCTGACGATGGCCTCCAAGCCGCTTTCGTCGCCCTGCCAGGTCCCCTCGGCCATCGCCTTGACGGCGCCCGCGGCCCGGTCCACGTCCAGGAGGCCTTCCAGAGCCCCGACGCTCTCCAGACCCCCCGACGCCGCGACCGCGTCCCTGATCTCCTGGAAGCGGTCGAGAAACTCCTCCCGCACCTCGCGGTCGGCGAAGATCTGCGTGTACTCCATGCCTGCCCCCGTCGGTGCGGCGCTGCTGGACCGACACGCTACTGGGCGCCGGGCCGGGCAGGCAGCGGCATTCGGGAAGTCCGACCCGCGAACCATCCCGACGACTGGAGTCCGGAGCGGCTGTGCCCGGGGTCACCCGCCCCGCAGCCGCACCTTCTGTGGACACGTACGCGGACCGCGGAACGCGTTGCCGCCGCTCGACTGGCAGGAGCGGACCGACGCGATCAGGGCGACCCTCGCCACGCTCGCCCGACTCGGCGTGACCAGCTACACCGAACCCGGCCTCGGCCCCGGCGGTGACGACATCACGAGGGGCTCGCTCGGTACCGAGACCCTCGACGTCTACCCCCGGCTGCCGGCCGACGACGAACTCACCGCCCGCGTCGGTGTCCTGCTGCTCACCACCGGAATGGCGAGCACCGCCCACGAGTTCGCCCGCGCCCTCACCCCCCTCGGGGAGTCCGACGCCGATCCGCGCCGCCTCGCGATCCTCGGGGTCAAGGTCTTCGCGGACGGCATCGTTCCCAACAAGACGGCCTGGATGCACGAACCGTACGTGGGCGGAGGCTTCGGCTCCCTGTGCGTCGGCGGCGACAGCGACGGCAAGCGGACCGCCGAGGCCCGTCTCCCGGCGCCGGTCCCGGCCGGCCCCCGTAGGCCGGCTCCTTCGGATCGTGCCGGGGCCGCGACCCGGCCGCACGGCCTGCTCGATCAGAGCGTGGCGGGAGCCGCTGCCCCGGCGGTCAGGACTTCCTGCCCTCGCGGTCCTTCCCCCGTGCGGGGCACCTGGTCTAGACAGGGACCGGCGGCCGTCGCCGCCGTAGGTGGGAGGACGGATGCGCAGTCAACGGGAGTCGAACGTCGAAGGGCCGGCGGCCGGCCGGACGGAACGTCCGGGGTGGCTGTCCGCGCCCTCCTTCGCGCAGGCCGCGGCGCAGCGGGTTGCGGCAGGCGGGGCGCTGACGCCGCAGCAGGCGGCCGCCCTACAGGGCGCGGCGGGCAACGCGGCCTTGGTGCAGCGGCTCGCGCGGGACCGGGAGGACCCGGGCGCGGAGGCCCACCGGCACGGCGACGGCTGCGGCCACGCGCCCGTCGTCCAGCGCAAGTCGGCGGTCCTGGACGTGCTGAACACTCCCGGAGTGCCCCTCGACGGCCCGCTGAAGACCGAGATGGAGGGCCGCTTCCAGCGGAACTTCTCCCATCTGCGGCTGCACACCGACACCCGGGCGCAGGACTCGGCGGCGGAGATCGGCGCCGAGGCGTACACCTCGGGCTCGCACATGGTCTTCACCCCGGGCGCGCTGCGCAACAAGCACACCGTCGCGCACGAGATCGCCCACACCATCGACCAGGAGAACGGTTCCGTGCCCGGGACGCCCCAGGGTGACGGAACACGGATGTCCGCTCCCGGTGACGCCGGGGAGCGTTCGGCCGAGGCCAAGGCGGACGAGGTGATGAGCAGGCCGGTCGCACCGTCCCCGTCCGCGGCCGGGCAGGCCGACGGCGTCGCGGCCGACGGGCCGGCGGGAGGCGGGCGCGTCGCCGCGGCTCCGACCGGCGCCGTGCAGCGAACCGTCAAGATCGTCCTGGCCGACGGCAACGCCACCGACATGCGCACCCGTGCGCAGAAGGACGGCGCCCCCACGGATGCCGACGGGCTGCTGGCCTTCCTCCTCCAACAGGTCGCCGGGGAGGGCACGCTCTCCTCCGACGAGACGGCCGCGCTGCGACGCCATCAGGACACCGTCAAGGACCAGTTGCACAAGTGGGTCTCCGGCGTCCCCGGCACCCGTGGCCCCAAGTCCCACCCCGACTTCGGGTCGAAGCAGCAGGACCGTACCTACGCGGGGTACAGCGACCTGGCGCGGGCGCTCGTCGGCTGGGTGGAGGCGAAGGACAACCGCCACCGGGAGAAGGAGCTGGCCGAGGAGGTGAAGAACAACAGCGATGTCGAACTGCACCTGGAGTCGCTGTTGTTGCGCGTCCGGAAGTGGGTCGACGAGCAGCAGAGGAACGCGCCCGCCGACGAGAGCGGGCGGTGGAACGACGTGCAGCAGCAACTGGACACCGGGCTGACCCCGGGACAGGGGCACGACGGGCTGCACGAGTTCGGGCACTACCAGAAGTACTACGACCGGGTGATCCAGGCGAAGATGGACATCCCCGAGCCCGTCCGGCAGCGGCTGCGGACCGCCATCAACGGCGGTATGGGGAAGGTGCTGAACCAGCCCACGCGGTTCACCTTCCGCGACAAGATCATCGTCCTGCACGACCTCATGGAGTTCTTCGGCCCGCGCAAGCCGTGGAACGCCGAGACCGCCGGCAACGGCACGGTCCCGGACGAGGACGGGATGAACCTCACCACCACGGAGATCGACGCGGACGGGAAGCGGACCGGTACGACCGAGGACCGCGGGCAGATGGCCTTCCGGATCCCGGGCAACCGGGTCCGGAACATTTCCTCGACGCGCGCGGAGTACGCCGACAGCACCAAACTGGCCCGGCGGCACCACCTGCCGGTGTGGGCCGGGTCCTCGTTCACCGCCATGCGGATGCTCGGCCTGACCAAGGCCGTCGGCGGCACCATCTCGGAACTCAGCGCGGTGGCCTGGGGCACGTTCGCCTTCTGGCGCCTGGACTACGACCACACCTCGGACCTCGCCTACCACCCCTTGCAGGAGGTGATGGACATCGCGCAGAACTACGGGGTCCCGTACAACATGCTCGACCCGGAGAAGGACCTCGACCGCCACCGGAAGGGCAGCGCCAAGCGGGACCTGGTCGCGGGCATGGGCGTTCTCGACCGCGAGCTGACGGCCGCCGAGCAGGACGTGGCGGACCTGATCGCCCAGTTGAAGACCAGCGCCGACCAGGGCCCGGAGGCCGCCGCTGCCATCGCTCAGGTCCTGGAACCGATCCGGCAGTACCACCGCGACATCCAGGCGATGCACGTCCGGGTACGCGGGTTCCTGGGCGAGGTCCGCGCCCTGGACGAGGGGTCGGGACCGGATGCCCGCAGCACGCTGCTCACTCAGCTCCGCGAGTATCCGTCGATGACCCACGAACTCGGCCGCCTGCACGACGGGATCCTCGCCCTGCGCGCCCAGGTCATGCTCCACCTCGTGGAACCGGAGACCGCCGTGCCGGACGCCGCTCCGGAAGCCGGGCCCTCACGGCACGACGACGGCCTGATGATCGGCGCGGACATGGAGCCGGTCATGGTCAAGAGGCGCCCGAAGAAGGGCAGGAAGAAGCACCCGTGACCCGGCACCCCTGATCCCTCACAACCCGTGGTGCACGCTCGTCCACCGAGGTCGCCTGGCGCGCCTCACGCCGTCGAGAGGTCACGTGGAGGAGTTCGCACTGGACTCCTCCGATTGCGGCCCCACCCTCGTCACCGCCGGACCGGACGGCGCTCTGTGGTTCACCCGCTACCGCGACCACCGGATCGGCCGGATCACCGTGCACGGCGGAGAGGCGCGTCGTGGTGGGTCTTGTCGGTCAGCAGGCTGCCGAGGTGGCGGTCGACGTGTCGGGGTGGATGCTGAAGACGCGGTCGAGGCCGACGACGCGCAGGATGCGGGCGATGTCGGCGGGGACCGCGGCCAGGGCCACGTCGGCGCCATGCTCGGTGGCGAGGTTGCGGGCGGCCGGCAGGGCGCTGATGCCGCTGGAGTCGCAGAATTCCAGACCGGCCAGGTCCAGGAGCAACAGTTGCCTGGCGGCAAGAGTCAGGCCGTCGAGTGCCTTGCGGAGTTCGGGTGCCGTCGCGTGGTCGAGGTCTCCGTTGATCTCCAGTACGGGACCGGTGGCGGCGTCTCGGGCGGTGATCGTCAGTGGGCTCATGCCGGTCTTCACTCGGCGGGGGCGGGCAGCGGGGTGGAGAGCGGGGCGGGTACGCCGAGGGCGAGCAGCGCGGTGTCGTCGTCGAGTCCGTCGCCGAACCCCGTCAGGAGTCCGGTCAGCGCGGTGATCAGCGCTTGCGGGCCCGCGGGCGGCTGGTTCGTGGTGAAGGCGCGTAGGGCGTCCTCGCCGTAGAGGGCGCGGTCGGGCCCGACGCGGGCCTCGGTGAGGCCGTCGGTGTAGAGGAGCAGGGTGTCGCCGGGGCGCAGTTCGGTGTGGGCCGCCGTGAACTGGACGTGGGGCAGGACGCCGATGAGCATTCCGCCGGGGGTGGGGAGGTAGTCGGCGGTCCCGTTGGCGCGTTGGATCAACGCGGAGGGGTGTCCGCCGGAGGCCAGGCGAACCTCGACGCGGTCACTTGCGGCGTGCAAGGTCCCGAAGATGGCGGTGCAGTAGCGGGGGTTGCCGTTGCTGTACCGCTCGTGGAGCACGGTGTTCAAGGTGGTCAGCACGTTGACGGGGTCGGGGTCGTGCATGGCGGTGGCCCGCAGGGTGTAGCGGGTCAGGGAGGTGACCGCGGCGGCTTGTGGGCCTTTGCCGCACACGTCGCCGAGGAAGAACGCCCATCGGCCGGCGTCGAGGGGGAACAGGTCGTAGAAGTCTCCGCCGAGCATGTCGGGGGAGGCGGTGTGGTAGTAGGAGCCGGCTTCCAGACCGGGGATGGCGGGCAGAGCGGCGGGCAGCAGGCTCTGTTGGAGGACGGCGAGGGCCTCTTGGAGTCGTTCGCGGTCGGCCTCTGCCTGCCGGCGTGCCTCCTCCGCCTCACGGCGCGCTTCCTCGGCCGCCTGGCGGCCGCGCAGCAGTTCCCTCTCGTAGGAGCGCCGGTCTCGGGCGTCGAAGACGGTGGTGCGGATCAGCAACGGCTCCCCTTCACCGCTGGTCTTCACCTTCGAGGTGACCAGGACGGGCATCCGCTGCTTGCCCGAGGCTTTGATGTCCAGGGCGATGCCGCTGATCTTGCCCCTCATCTGCAACATCGGGGCGAAGTGCGTCTCGTGGTAGAGCTTGCCGCCCACCGTGAGGAGATCGGAGAAGCACATCCGACCCACCACCGCCGAGCGTTCCAGACCCAGCCACTCCAACAGGGTGGTGTTGATCTTCGCGATGGTGCCGTCCATCAGCGTCGACAGGTACCCGCACGGAGCCTGCTCGTACAGCTCCTCCGCGCTGTCCTCCAACAGGGAGGTGAACGCCGCGTCCGTCGCGGCGACGTTCGACTCTCTGTCGGGCTCCTGGTCCTCGTCGACGCCGCACATCATCGGCGAACCCCGACGAACTCGACGATCGCCCCGGCGGTGGCTTCCGGTGCGCTCAGCTGCGGACAGTGCCCCGTCGCCTTCAACGTGACCAGGCGGCTGCCGGGGATCGCCGCGTGGACGTAGGCCCCGACCTCGCGGGGAGCGATGACGTCCTGCTCGCATTCCAGAACCAGCGTCGGCACCGTCACGGTCTTCAGGTCCTCGCGGCTG of the Streptomyces sp. NBC_01426 genome contains:
- a CDS encoding trypsin-like serine peptidase yields the protein MEYTQIFADREVREEFLDRFQEIRDAVAASGGLESVGALEGLLDVDRAAGAVKAMAEGTWQGDESGLEAIVRQFGRPVYLVRRDTFATVADAPDNEAESLVVAAKVGAARRRLEGVIPSVGRIDLRNHDLEWVGTAWVVAEGLAVTNRHVAEKFAKKGRGGFRFRANPLAQVHAYVDWRHEHGRTQESRFKVTEVVWIEPDSSPCDAALLRLAPTGENGEPLPPPIELAKGKEGLTVGRWVGVIGYPYIGQRDDPEDRKRIFNNIFECKRLAPGQVISFDGNRWIHHDATTLGGNSGSVVVDLDTGRALGLHFQGLAGKRNYAVPAGDIARLVRQRAS
- a CDS encoding PP2C family protein-serine/threonine phosphatase; amino-acid sequence: MMCGVDEDQEPDRESNVAATDAAFTSLLEDSAEELYEQAPCGYLSTLMDGTIAKINTTLLEWLGLERSAVVGRMCFSDLLTVGGKLYHETHFAPMLQMRGKISGIALDIKASGKQRMPVLVTSKVKTSGEGEPLLIRTTVFDARDRRSYERELLRGRQAAEEARREAEEARRQAEADRERLQEALAVLQQSLLPAALPAIPGLEAGSYYHTASPDMLGGDFYDLFPLDAGRWAFFLGDVCGKGPQAAAVTSLTRYTLRATAMHDPDPVNVLTTLNTVLHERYSNGNPRYCTAIFGTLHAASDRVEVRLASGGHPSALIQRANGTADYLPTPGGMLIGVLPHVQFTAAHTELRPGDTLLLYTDGLTEARVGPDRALYGEDALRAFTTNQPPAGPQALITALTGLLTGFGDGLDDDTALLALGVPAPLSTPLPAPAE
- a CDS encoding eCIS core domain-containing protein, which translates into the protein MRSQRESNVEGPAAGRTERPGWLSAPSFAQAAAQRVAAGGALTPQQAAALQGAAGNAALVQRLARDREDPGAEAHRHGDGCGHAPVVQRKSAVLDVLNTPGVPLDGPLKTEMEGRFQRNFSHLRLHTDTRAQDSAAEIGAEAYTSGSHMVFTPGALRNKHTVAHEIAHTIDQENGSVPGTPQGDGTRMSAPGDAGERSAEAKADEVMSRPVAPSPSAAGQADGVAADGPAGGGRVAAAPTGAVQRTVKIVLADGNATDMRTRAQKDGAPTDADGLLAFLLQQVAGEGTLSSDETAALRRHQDTVKDQLHKWVSGVPGTRGPKSHPDFGSKQQDRTYAGYSDLARALVGWVEAKDNRHREKELAEEVKNNSDVELHLESLLLRVRKWVDEQQRNAPADESGRWNDVQQQLDTGLTPGQGHDGLHEFGHYQKYYDRVIQAKMDIPEPVRQRLRTAINGGMGKVLNQPTRFTFRDKIIVLHDLMEFFGPRKPWNAETAGNGTVPDEDGMNLTTTEIDADGKRTGTTEDRGQMAFRIPGNRVRNISSTRAEYADSTKLARRHHLPVWAGSSFTAMRMLGLTKAVGGTISELSAVAWGTFAFWRLDYDHTSDLAYHPLQEVMDIAQNYGVPYNMLDPEKDLDRHRKGSAKRDLVAGMGVLDRELTAAEQDVADLIAQLKTSADQGPEAAAAIAQVLEPIRQYHRDIQAMHVRVRGFLGEVRALDEGSGPDARSTLLTQLREYPSMTHELGRLHDGILALRAQVMLHLVEPETAVPDAAPEAGPSRHDDGLMIGADMEPVMVKRRPKKGRKKHP
- a CDS encoding STAS domain-containing protein, translating into MSPLTITARDAATGPVLEINGDLDHATAPELRKALDGLTLAARQLLLLDLAGLEFCDSSGISALPAARNLATEHGADVALAAVPADIARILRVVGLDRVFSIHPDTSTATSAAC